GAACTGGTCGAGATTCTGTTTCTCCTGTTCGTCCCCCTGTTGCTTCGTCTGTCATGACGGCGGGGGATCTGTTGCTCGCGGCCGCGCTCGATGCCCTCATGGGCGATCCTCGTTCGTTGCCCCATCCGGTGCGACTGATGGGGCGGTGTATCGCCTGGTGTGATGAATTTCTGCACGCCAGGTGTCGGGGCTCGAAGGGGCTCTTGATTGCAGGGGTCTGTCTCGCTGTCGGATTGCCACTCGGCGTGTTTGGCTTGAGCGCCATGTTGATCGGGCTTGCTGAGCGGCTGGACGGTCTGTTTGGCTCGGTCGTGACAATCTGGTTGGCTTCGACCACGTTGGCGGCTCGTGATCTCTGGGACCATGTGCGGGCGGTCGAACGGCCGCTGCTGGCTGGAGACCCTTCCACCGCGCGTCACGCCCTGGGGATGATCGTTGGGCGGGACACGGCCCATCTCTCCGAATCGGAAATATCGCGGGCGACGATCGAGACCACGGCGGAGAGCACGGCGGATGGGATCATCGCGCCCTTGTTGTATTTGGCCTTAGGAGGCGTGCCCTTGGCCCTCGCCTACAAGGCGGTCAGCACGCTCGATTCGATGGTCGGCCATCGTGACGAACGGTATATCGATTTCGGGTGGGCCTCGGCCCGGCTCGATGATGTGGTGAACTGGATTCCAGCCCGTGTGACGGCTGGGCTGCTCATTCTGAGTGCGGCTCTGATCCCTCGTCGGTTCTATCCCTATGACGTGGGCCGAGGCTGGCGCGTGTTTGTGCGCGATGGAGGCAACCATCCCAGTCCCAACAGTGGCAGGCCGGAGGCTACAATGGCCGGTCTGTTGGGCATCCGATTGGGTGGGACGAATTACTATGATGGGGTTGCTGAAGAACGACCGTTTCTCAATCCAGAGGGGCGGGCGGCGGAGCCTCAAGATATCGCCTCAGCCTTAAGGTTGATGGTGATGGCGTCACTCTTGGGCGTTGGCCTGGCGGCTGGGTGGAGGTGGCTCCTGTGACCGATGTCCATGGCGGCAATATCTATGCTGTGGCGCGCGAGCTGAATCGTCACCCGGACGAGATCCTGGACTTTAGCGCCAGCATCAATCCGCTGGGACCTTCTCCGATGGTGTGGAAGGCCATGGTCGCCGCTCGCAAGCTGGTCGCCCACTATCCTGACCCCTCCTGCTGGGAGCTGCGGCAGGCCTTGGGCCAACGGTGGGGCATCGATCCGGAACAGATTGTCGTGGGGAACGGCTCGATGGAGCTGATCGATGCCATTCCACGGACGCTTAATCTCAAGCGGCTGGTGGTCGTGCATCCGACTTTTTCGGAATATGAACGGGCGATGGCGCGAGCCGGTGGCTCGGTGGTGACGATCTATGCGAAACGGGCGCAGGACTATGCCATTCCCCTTGACCGCCTGGTGAGGCTTCTTGATTCGCTTGATTCAAAAGAGGGCGAGGCCCTTTCTCTCGATGGCCTGATGCTCTGTAATCCCAACAGTCCAACCGGTCAAACCTGTTCGGTTGAGGAAGTCTCGTACCTGGCCAAACTTGCCGCTCGACGGAGGCTCTGGCTGGTGCTCGATGAGGCCTTTGCCGACTATTGTCCGGAACGGTCGGTGTTGCCGAAGGCCGCCTCATGGCCGCAGGTGATCGTCTTGCGCAGCATGACCAAGTTCTATGCCTTGCCTGGGCTCCGTGTGGGCTATGCCGTGGCTTCGCGATCAGTGGCTCGTCGGCTGCGGACACACCTGTCTCCCTGGTCCGTCAATACAATCGGCCAGGTTGCGGCGCTCGCCGCCTTGGGTGACCAGGCTCATGCCGAAAAGAGTCTGCGCTTCATGGCTCGCGAGAGGGACCGATTCGCCTCGTTATTGAGGGCTCTTCCCGGATGCCAGGTGATCGGACCCTCGGCGAACTACATCTTTGTTGAGCTGCCGCGTGGCTGGCGGGCAAGGACGGCAACCGATCGACTCAGGCGCGAGGGGCTGCTGATCCGTGACTGTTCGTCAGTCCCGGGAGCTTCTGCCCGGGCAATTCGTCTGGCCGTGCGATTGCCATCGGACAATGATCGGCTGGTGAAGGTTCTTTCGACCATGATGGAGAAACCCAATGGATGACATCATCGCCAGCTCCGTGCGTACCGCCTATCAGGTGATCGACCGGACGTTGATCATCGATCTAGGCGGCCGACGAAGGGTGCTCTCATCCGCTCCTCAGGGGGGAGGAGTCGCTTTTGCGTCGTATGTCCTGAATCATCAGGTCGATGGTCACGACGTGACGCACAATGGACGTCCACGGCAGCTTGGCGATCCGGCCCGTTGCTTAAAACAGGTAGCTGCTCGATACGGTCTCAAGGGGTCAACGGTTGGCTTAATGACGGCGGTGCCGATGACACAGCTCGTCACGGCCCGGTACGAAGCGGGACCGCTTAGGGTTGAGTGTTTTGCAACCGTTGGGGTTGCCAATGCGGTGCGGGCCGGGGAATGGGGAACGAAGACGGCTGCTCGGCAGGCCGAGCCGGTTTCTAGGGCTCCTGGCACCATCAATCTGATCCTTCTCACGAACAGCCATCTCTCCACCGCCGCGATGGTGGGAGCAGTCCAGGTTGCGACGGAGGCCAAGACTGCCGTGCTGCTCGATGCAGGGGTTCCCAGTGCCTATAGTGCCTCATCCGCCACTGGAACCGGCACCGATGCCGTGGTCATTGCCTGTGAACTGAAGGGACGGAGGGCGTTCTACCGGTACAGTGGCACCCACACGCTCTTGGGGACATTGGTCGCCCGCGCAGTGACGCACTGTGTCTCCGAGGGTTTGCGGAAGGCGACGCTCTGGAAAGAGGCTCGTCGCAAACGATAAGTCGGCCGATTTCGTGCCCCCCATGACGATCTTTCCCGTCGTGTCATAAACCGGACCTCTTTCATCCCACCGGTCCAAGCGATCGCCTTCTTCGTGATCTCTTCCTTGATGGAGATGGCGCGATTTCTTGCAAACCGACGCCAAGTCGCTACACTTGGGAAAAGTCCGGTCTCCAAGGTGACTTCTCTCCTGAATCGCGGGTGATCGAGCGTTCATCTGAAGGTCCCTCGTCAGTGGTGGTGCCGATTCAGAGACACGAGGGCGCGATGGTTTGGAAGAGACACAGAAGACGATGGAAACGATAGACAAGCCCTCTGAACCTTGCGCCGGTTCACTCTCCGACCTTGCCAAGTCCGTCCACTCGCGCCGCGTCTGCCTGCTTCCAGTGAGCCAAGAGTATCTGGCGGTTGAATTGGGTTCTCTCTGTGAAGTGATCAAGGTCAAGGGAATGACCACCGTTCCAGGCATGCCTCCTGTTCTGGTCGGAGTGACCACCTGTCGAGGCGCCGTGATCCCGCTGGTCGAACTGCGGGTCTTGCTCGATTGGCCGGGAGCCTCGGCGCCACGGTACGCCGCCGTGGTGAGACAGGGCGGGGCCCGGTTCGGCATTCTGATAGACGATATCCCTGAGATACAAACCGTTCAGTGCGGCGATGTGCCGGAAGAGCCGTGCGGCAAGCAGCCGAACCGCCGCTCTTTTTTGACGGGTTTCGTAAACGTGACGGGGAGGAAATGCGCGCGATTGGATCTGTCGGCGCTCCTCGCAACGATTGAGTCCCTGCCGGCTCGGCCTGTAATCGGTGGGAGTTGATGAACGCGAAGCCGAT
This sequence is a window from Candidatus Nitrospira inopinata. Protein-coding genes within it:
- the cbiB gene encoding adenosylcobinamide-phosphate synthase CbiB; this encodes MTAGDLLLAAALDALMGDPRSLPHPVRLMGRCIAWCDEFLHARCRGSKGLLIAGVCLAVGLPLGVFGLSAMLIGLAERLDGLFGSVVTIWLASTTLAARDLWDHVRAVERPLLAGDPSTARHALGMIVGRDTAHLSESEISRATIETTAESTADGIIAPLLYLALGGVPLALAYKAVSTLDSMVGHRDERYIDFGWASARLDDVVNWIPARVTAGLLILSAALIPRRFYPYDVGRGWRVFVRDGGNHPSPNSGRPEATMAGLLGIRLGGTNYYDGVAEERPFLNPEGRAAEPQDIASALRLMVMASLLGVGLAAGWRWLL
- the cobD gene encoding threonine-phosphate decarboxylase CobD; the encoded protein is MTDVHGGNIYAVARELNRHPDEILDFSASINPLGPSPMVWKAMVAARKLVAHYPDPSCWELRQALGQRWGIDPEQIVVGNGSMELIDAIPRTLNLKRLVVVHPTFSEYERAMARAGGSVVTIYAKRAQDYAIPLDRLVRLLDSLDSKEGEALSLDGLMLCNPNSPTGQTCSVEEVSYLAKLAARRRLWLVLDEAFADYCPERSVLPKAASWPQVIVLRSMTKFYALPGLRVGYAVASRSVARRLRTHLSPWSVNTIGQVAALAALGDQAHAEKSLRFMARERDRFASLLRALPGCQVIGPSANYIFVELPRGWRARTATDRLRREGLLIRDCSSVPGASARAIRLAVRLPSDNDRLVKVLSTMMEKPNG
- a CDS encoding adenosylcobinamide amidohydrolase, translated to MDDIIASSVRTAYQVIDRTLIIDLGGRRRVLSSAPQGGGVAFASYVLNHQVDGHDVTHNGRPRQLGDPARCLKQVAARYGLKGSTVGLMTAVPMTQLVTARYEAGPLRVECFATVGVANAVRAGEWGTKTAARQAEPVSRAPGTINLILLTNSHLSTAAMVGAVQVATEAKTAVLLDAGVPSAYSASSATGTGTDAVVIACELKGRRAFYRYSGTHTLLGTLVARAVTHCVSEGLRKATLWKEARRKR
- a CDS encoding chemotaxis protein CheW codes for the protein METIDKPSEPCAGSLSDLAKSVHSRRVCLLPVSQEYLAVELGSLCEVIKVKGMTTVPGMPPVLVGVTTCRGAVIPLVELRVLLDWPGASAPRYAAVVRQGGARFGILIDDIPEIQTVQCGDVPEEPCGKQPNRRSFLTGFVNVTGRKCARLDLSALLATIESLPARPVIGGS